CCTCGGCGACGGGGTGCTCCGTTCGGCTGCCGACACAGGGAGTGCACCGCAGTGAGCGGGCCGGCACGTCATGATGTGGCGATCGGGGCGAGCCGAGCCGGTGCCGAGCGCAGCGAGGTGGCCGCGTGATCCGGTTCTCTGGGCGGTTCCGTTCGGCCCTGGTCATCGGCGTTCAGGGCATCCGGGCCCGCAAGACCCGCACCCTCCTGTCGATGGTGAGCCTGTTCCTCGGGGTGCTCGCCGTCGTGGTCGTTCAGGTCGGCGCCGAGACTGTCAGGAGTGCCCGGCTGGCTGATCTGGAGCTGCACGTGGGCAAGGACGGCACCCGGCAGACCTACCTGCCGGGCAGCGCCGACACCATCCAGATCAGCCGGGACACCCTGGAGGGGCGGACGGACGCGGTCGCCGTCTCCGCCGTTCAGGCGATCATCGGGGAGCCCGGCGTCAGCCCGGTCAACCCCGGTGGGGCCCCGTTCGACCAGCCGGGTGGTGGGCCGTATCCCGGTCCCGGTGCCGTCGATGTCTACTGCGACCCTCGCGGTTTCTGCCAGCCGGTGCAGGAGGGCGGGGACGCCCCGGCCGTGTCCGTGCCGGGCCAGGCGATCGAACTGAGCCTCACCACGCTGACCGGCGACATCCGCCAGTTCCGACCCTTCCGATCGGTGTCCGGCCAGTGGCTGGACTTTTCCTCCGACCCGTCGTTGTCTCCCCGAATCGTCATCAATCTCGAGGCGGCGAAGGGATTCACGCGCCACCAGGTGCCGGCCGAGATGCGCGTCGCGGGGGCGACCGCCAACCCGACGCCGCGCATCATCGGCGTGGTCGATGACGGCAATTCGCGGCCCACCGCCTACACCCGAGCCGACGAGCTGCAGAACTGGGTGCCCCACACGAGCAACAGTGGCAACTACGGCCCCGGGCTGGAGCTGATGCTTGCGCCCACCGCAGGCGACCTGGAGCAGCTGCTGCGGATCCGCCTCACGGCGATCGGGATGCCCCCGGGTCAGCTTCACTTCGAGACGGTTCAGGCACGGAAGGAGATCGCCAAGGAACTGGCCCTCATCCGCTGGATCTTCCTCGGCATGGCCGGATTGGTCCTACTCATCGGCGTCGCCGGCATCCTCAACGTCGGGCTCGCGACCGTCGGAGAGCGGGTCGAGGAATTCGCCCTGCGGCGGGCGGTGGGCACCTCACGGTCGCTGTTGGCCGGCATCGTCCTCGCGGAGACACTTCTGACCGGCCTCCTCACCGCAGCCGTCGCCATCGGGGTGTCCGCGCTCGCGCTGACCGCGGTCAGCGCACTGTTCGGCGATCGGGAGCCGTTCCTACAGGATCTCGTGTTTCCCTGGCAGGCAGGGGTCGCAGGGGTGATCGCCGGCCTGGTCGCCGGAGTACTCGGCGGCCTCGTCCCGGCCATCCGCGCCGCCCGCATCCCGATCGCTACCGTCATGCGCGCCTGAGATGCCGCGCAGGTACGTCGTCCACCGGCAGTAGCCCCAGTACCCGGGATCGGAGCCCATGACCGAGTCAGCCATGAGCGGCGACACCGCTGCGGAGGGTCCCAATGCCAGCCCACCGATCTCGCCTCCACCGGGTGTTGACGGTGACGTGCAGCGCACCGTAGCCCCAGCTGGCACCACGGGTGACCGGCGTTCGGTGAGCACCCGACTACGGAGCCCGTACGTCTTCGCCGCAGGATCGGCGGCGATCGTCCTGGCCGCCATGGTGATCAGCGCGCTACAGCCCCCATCCGCGGCGCCTGCGGAGTCGGTACCTACCGTCGCCGCCGGCGTCACTCCCGGCGCCGAGGACCCGCCGGTCGACGCGTCACCCGAGCCCGAGGTCGACACGTCACCCGAGGCCGAACCCGAGCCGTCGCTGTCCCAACGGCCGGTGCCCCGGCTGACCAAGGCGGCTGCGACCAGACGCCCCACCTCGCCCAGCACCCCGCCGCGGGCGACACCATCCGCCGCGAGCAGCCCGCCCCAGACCTCGCCGACGCCAGGTGGGTTGCCAGCGCTGCCTGCGTCGTCCGAGGCGAGCCTGAAATCGGTGGGCGGAGGCACCAGGACGTACGTCACGTTCACCAACAGGCGGGCGGAGCCGGTCCGGGTGCACTGGCTCGACTTTGCGGGCAAGCGTCGGCAGTACGCCGTGCTCGAACCCGGCACGTCATACCGCCAGCAAACCTACGTCGGCCATCCGTGGGTGGTGACCACCAACGCCGGCCGAGGGTTGGTGTGCTTCCGTCCGGCGGCAACCGAG
The sequence above is a segment of the Micromonospora sp. WMMA1363 genome. Coding sequences within it:
- a CDS encoding ABC transporter permease, producing the protein MIRFSGRFRSALVIGVQGIRARKTRTLLSMVSLFLGVLAVVVVQVGAETVRSARLADLELHVGKDGTRQTYLPGSADTIQISRDTLEGRTDAVAVSAVQAIIGEPGVSPVNPGGAPFDQPGGGPYPGPGAVDVYCDPRGFCQPVQEGGDAPAVSVPGQAIELSLTTLTGDIRQFRPFRSVSGQWLDFSSDPSLSPRIVINLEAAKGFTRHQVPAEMRVAGATANPTPRIIGVVDDGNSRPTAYTRADELQNWVPHTSNSGNYGPGLELMLAPTAGDLEQLLRIRLTAIGMPPGQLHFETVQARKEIAKELALIRWIFLGMAGLVLLIGVAGILNVGLATVGERVEEFALRRAVGTSRSLLAGIVLAETLLTGLLTAAVAIGVSALALTAVSALFGDREPFLQDLVFPWQAGVAGVIAGLVAGVLGGLVPAIRAARIPIATVMRA